In Gimesia panareensis, the genomic window AGAAAACAATAAAAAACGCCGTCGTTCCTCTGAGGAACGACGGCGTTTTGCTTGAAGCATGCTACGAGTGAATCGCGTTTATTTATAGTCATCCGGATTACCGAACAGTCCGCCGCCGGAACCGGAACTGGAATCATCGGCGTTGCCTCCCAGCAGTGGTCCTTTGCGTTTCCGCTCGTAAGCGGGTTGCGACTCATCTTCGACTTCGGCAGGGGCATCGGGTTTGTCGATTAACGCTTTCAGAGAAAGACTGATGCGTTTCCGGTTGGGATCCACTTCCAGTACTTTCGCAGTGGTCTCCTGACCGGTTGTGAGAACTTCGGTCACCCGCTTGACACGACGGTGATCGAGTTCGCTGATGTGAACCAGTCCTTCCAGGCCGGGCTCCAGTTCGACGAACGCACCGAAGTCAGTGGTTCGAGTCACTTTGCCGGACACGGTGGAACCGGTGGCATAGCGATCTTCCGCCAGCTGCCAGGGATCCTGTAGCAGCTGTTTCATCCCCAGGCTGATCCGGTTCTTTTCCCGATCAATCTTGAGAATTTTGACGTTCACTTTCTGCTGTTCGCTGAGTGCATCCTTGGGATGCTTAATGCGGTTCCAGCTGATTTCGCCGATATGCAGGAAGCCGTCGATACCGCCCAGATCAACAAAGGCACCGTAGTCTTTGATGTTCTTGACCGTCCCGGTCAGCTCCTGACCGACGGCCAGTTTTTCCCAGAGCTCTTTCTGAATTTCTTCGCGTTCGGATTCCAGGTACTTGCGACGGCTGACAACGAGATTGCGTTTCTTGGGATTCACTTCCGTGATCTGCACGGTCAGCTTCTGACCGACGAACGGCTCAAGGTCTCCCACAAAGTAGAGGTCTGCCTGGCTGGCCGGCAGAAAGCCCCGCAGGCTGCCAACATTGACTTCCAGGCCCCCTTTATTGGATTTATTGACGACGCATTCCACAACCTGACCGACGGCGACCGCATCCCAGTCACCGGCCGGTTTGTGGTGTCCGCGAGGCAGGGAGAGTTGAATCAGGCCTTCAGCTTCTTTGATCGCGGTGACTTTGACTTCGACTTCCTGACCGATCTCCGGTGTTTTGTCGCCGAACTGTCTTAAGGGCACAATTCCGGGAGTCCCCAGGGCACGACTGCCCAGGTCGATGAAGACATCGTCGTTGTTGATCGATTCCACGATCCCCTTCAGGCGATCGCCTTCTGCCAGACCATCTTCTCCGGGAGTAGACGCTGCGGCAGGAGTGGCTGATGTCTCGGCAGCAGCATCTGCGGCTGCTTCTTCCTCACTGAAGTTCTTGGGAAGCTCCTGTGCTCCCTGTCCCGAGAGGGCCGCTGCCAGTTCTGCTTCCAGATCATCGCCGAGATCTTCCACATCATCGGGAATGTCAACCGGTGTGGCTGCTTCGGCGATCTGCATCATGGCCGCTTCCTGAAGCTGCTCCTGAGTCACTTCTACAGCGTCTTCGGCTTCCGCTTCATCTTTCTTGGGAGGTGCTGCCGGTGCGGCGCCTGCGGCAGGAATCGCTTTGAACTGGCTGGGATCCACTTTGGGATTCAACTGAACTTTGCGTTCCGGCTTCGCAGCTTCCTCCGGCTGAGCGGCAGGCTCACTTTCCGCAGCAGCGGCTTCTGCCGGTGCGGGAGTTTCAGCAACCGTCTCCGCGGGAGCCTGTTCGGAGGAAGCAGACTCCGTTTCCTGCTGCTCAGCAGGCTGGTTTTCGGCAGGCTGCTGCTGTTCGGAGGAGGCCTGAGTTTCCGCAGACTCTTCGCTGGTTTTGATTTCTTCAGTTGAAGGTTGTTCTGAACTCATGGGAGATCAACTTTCTCGCCTAATTACTTACTTCTGATAATACAACAACAAATGGATACGGACCGCCGGACCTGACCTGGGCAGGAACCTGCCCTGAACGAAAACTCTGGTTTTCCGCTTTGCCAGCCATCTGAATTAATTAAAAGGGTATCACCGCTGCTGCGCTCCTGCAATTCGCAGGAACTAGTTTTCCGATTTTTTCACTTTTGCAATCTTTGCTTTCACACAGCGTAAACCCAGAGCTGGACTGACTGTTGCAGGTGATACTTTCGCTCGAAAGGCAGAGCGGAGTCGATCATAACGATCTGTCCACGCCCCCCCTCGGGCCACGTGTGACGGATTCTTTGTTTTCACATTCCATACACTGCCGTCAGAGGGTGCATTTTTATAGTTGTCATGCCAGGGATCAGCCACAAACTCCCAAAGATAGCCATGCATATCGTACAGCCCCCAGGGATTGGGTTTGAGGGCGCCCACCGGAGGATCATTGCCGGCCGCGTTCCCGGTATGCCAGGCAAAATCATCGAGAATCTTTGCCTGCTTCCCCTCGTCCCCCGATTTCTGTGCAGTATCACCAAAACTGTACGCCGTACTGGTACCGGCCCGGCAGCAGTACTCCCACTCGGCTTCGGTGGGCAGGCGGATCAGTTCCTCTTGCCCGATCAGCTGATGTTTGCGTAACTGGAGTGTGAGTTTCTCACAGAAATCATTGGCCGCATCCCAGTTCAACATCTCGACGGAATTGCGGGGACCTTTCCAGCGACTCGGATTATTTCCCATAATCACTTCGTACAGATTTTGGGGAACCTCGTACTTTGCGATCCAGAAATCCTGTGTGAGCGTCACTTCGTGCACGGGCTGCTCTGACGGTTCCCCTTTCGATGATCCCATCTGAAAGGATTGGGGAAATTTCCCCTTGCCGGGAGTAATCGGCACGAGTTCATCGACGAACAGTTTCAGCAGGCGCAGCCGTTCTTTTTTGACGTCTTCCGCGGACGATTCCTGCTCGGCAGCCACCGGCAGTGAAAACAAACTCAGGATGACAGCCAGCACGGAGAACCAGCAAACTTGCCGACTGACGAACGTTGGGGACGATTTCTGATGAGTCATATGCTTCACTACAGATCGAGATTTTGTTACGGTACACTTTTCAAGTCTGAATTTTACCAGCGCAGGACTCAATCTGAAAGTGGAGCCGGGTTTTCGACCGGCTGGCTTTCCTGTTTCTGTGTTTCTTTTGCAACGCCAGTCAGGTCCGTCCATGACAGAATCAGCCCGTTCCTTTCCCCGCAGTATTGATCTGCTTTCTCACCAGGAGTGTCAACTGGTCGTGGTGGACGTCCAGGAAAAACTGCTGCCGGTCATTCCCCAGGGAGATCAACTGGTCAAACGGATTCAGCAGCTGATCCAGGCGGCCCGGTTGTTTGAGATTCCTTTGAGTTGTACCGAGCAGTATCCCAAAGGGCTGGGACCGACGGTCCCCGAACTGGCAGAAGTACTGCCGGCCCCGAAAGAGAAGCTCTACTTCAGTGCCAGTGAATGCCTGGGCTGGGGAGCGGCTGCCAATATGGTGGACAGCAGAACGAAGGTCGTGCTGACCGGGATTGAAGCGCATATCTGCGTGCAGCAGACCGCCCTGGATCTGCTGTCGCTGGGATATCGGGTGACGATTCCCGCCGATGCGGTTGCCAGCCGGAATCAGCTCGACTGGGAAATCGCCTTGAAACGCATGGAAAACTCGGGCGCCAGCATCACGACGACGGAAGCGATTCTGTTCGAATGGTGCGATGTGGCGGGCACCGGGGAATTTAAACAGATCAGCCGCCTGGTGACTGGAAAAAGTTGAGCCACCTGGAGTATCGTCATAAACAGAGACCTGACCGCGTCCCATTAAACCTGAACGAGTACCAACCATGATTACCGAACATCACCTGCATCCTCCCATTCATCCTCCGCGTCGCACACTGATGGGACCCGGCCCCAGCGATGTCTCTGCCAGCGTGCTGGCGTCGATGGGTGCACCGACCGTGGGTCACCTGGATCCCTACTTCCTGAGAATCATGGATGAAGTCCAGGACATGCTGCGGGAACTGTTCCACACGCGGAACGAGCTGACCCTCGCCGTGAGCGGGACCGGCAGTTCCGGAATGGAAGCCTGTGTCGTGAACCTGCTCGAAGCGGGCGATAAGATCGTGGTCTGCACGAACGGTGTCTTTGGCGGACGCATGGCGGATGTCGCCGGGCGGATTGGCGCCGAGGTAGTTCAGATCGAACGGCCGTTTGGTGAAGTCTTCTCAGTCGAGGAAATCAAAGAGGTCCTGGAGAAAGAAAAACCGAAAGTGCTGGGCATTGTGCATGCGGAGACTTCTACCGGCGCCGCACAGCCGCTGAAAGAGATCTCCGAAGCGGTTCACGCAGCAGACGCCCTGCTGCTGGTGGACTGCGTGACTTCACTGGGGGGCATGCCGGTGAAGGTAGATGAATGGGATATCGATGCCGCCTACAGCGGTACCCAGAAATGCCTGAGCTGTCCGCCCGGGCTGGCTCCAGTGACGTTCAGTTCGCGCGCGGTCGCCGCTATGGATGCCCGCAAGACCAAGGTCTCCAGCTGGTACCTGGACATGTCGATGGTGCGGGCCTACTGGGGTGATTCGCGGGCCTATCACCATACTGCACCGATTAACATGAATTATGGTCTGCATCAGGCGCTCAGGCTCGTGCTCGAAGAAGGTCTGGAGAACCGTTTCTCCAGGCACTATGCCAATCACTGTGCCCTGAAAGCGGGGCTGCAGGCGATCGGCATCCAGTTCGCGGTGGCCGATGATCACCAGCTGCCGATGTTGAACGCCGTCCTGATCCCGGAAGGCATCGATGATGCGACCATCCGCGGTGAGCTGCTGGAATGGTTCGGGATTGAAATCGGCGGGGGACTGGGGCCGATGAAAGGCAAAACCTGGCGGATTGGCCTGATGGGAGAAAGCAGTCGGAATACGAACGTGCTGCAGTTCCTGGCGGCACTCGAACATTGCCTGCTGCACGCGGGCTATCAGCTGCCTCCGGGAGCCGGTGTAGCCGCTGCAAATGATTTTTACCGCACAACAATCACAGGCTGACCCGCGCGCCTGCTCGAACTTTCAGATTTTGAGCGAATCCCGTGTTGATTTTGTGATGCGAGCGGTGAAGAATTCCGATTCCTAAGATACGACTCTCATGAGACTTGCCGACCGCAGATAGTCGCGTTATATTGAAAACAGACTTGATGCTGACTCCGTGAGTTTTCATTTAAGTTTTTGTGAGAATATTTTCGAACATTCTCGCGAATTTTGTGTCGAATGAGTGGCAATCGAGAAAATGATCGCCTATCATTTCCGACCACCTGAAAGGGGCCGTAGCTCAATTGGTTAGAGTACCGGACTGTCGATCCGGGGGTTGCGGGTTCAAGTCCCGTCGGCCTCGCTTTTCACGCTCGTTGTCATTTTTTTTGACGACGAGCGTTTTTTTGTGCGCATCCAGCTATGATTCAACTTTTGATCCCCCTGGTGGAGCAGTGATATGGCATGGGAAACGATGTCTTTTCATAGCATCAACGCAAACTGGCAAAGCATAGAACGGTTGCTTTCCACCATCCGGAAAACACACGTCAATGGTGGAGTCATCCTGAAATGCTTTGAAGCAGATGACCGTAGCCTGTTCAGGAAAAGAATTTTCATTCTCTCAAACCAGTTCGAAAGTCGATTTCAAACGTTTCTTCAGACAGTCTCTGACTCCAATCTGCTTGAAGAATTTGATCTTGAATTTCCCCTCGATCCACTGCCGACTTTCAGTCCAATTGTCCCGCTGGCGCTGGAAGGTGAATTAACTCATACGATACTCTCAGGAGGGGCGTATGAACGATTTAGGGGCAGTGTAGACGAAGCTCGTAAGCTGACGCGAGACTTTATGGCTTCCATCCTGGAAAACCAATGGCTTTCCGCATCGGCTTTTAAAAGTGACACCCCCTGGTCCAACTGGTTCTATGATGTTGCCTGGGACGCCACTTATCTGATTTTTGACGATAAGAAAGCTCGCATCTGGTTGTTATGTATTACGGACACAGACTGAATTTAAACTCCTTCTCCGGTTTCCGCTCAGGTTCGGCACATCAATTACATCAACCACCGCCTGCCTCTGTGCTTTCAGATCTCCCTACTTTCCAATTGTTTGATTGAAAGTCAGCATCTAAAACGACAAGCTGGTTACGGGAAAACTCTTTTCCTGGTCGACTGATCTGTACTTTCTTTGTCAGCCTGCAACCTGATTGCCTGCTGATTTCATTTCGTTGGCTGTTTTATTTCGTTGACAGGGACTGAACCACTTCAAGAAACCGGGAGAGAAACCAGTGCCAGACACCCCACTCATTCCACCTGGAATGA contains:
- a CDS encoding 30S ribosomal protein S1, yielding MSSEQPSTEEIKTSEESAETQASSEQQQPAENQPAEQQETESASSEQAPAETVAETPAPAEAAAAESEPAAQPEEAAKPERKVQLNPKVDPSQFKAIPAAGAAPAAPPKKDEAEAEDAVEVTQEQLQEAAMMQIAEAATPVDIPDDVEDLGDDLEAELAAALSGQGAQELPKNFSEEEAAADAAAETSATPAAASTPGEDGLAEGDRLKGIVESINNDDVFIDLGSRALGTPGIVPLRQFGDKTPEIGQEVEVKVTAIKEAEGLIQLSLPRGHHKPAGDWDAVAVGQVVECVVNKSNKGGLEVNVGSLRGFLPASQADLYFVGDLEPFVGQKLTVQITEVNPKKRNLVVSRRKYLESEREEIQKELWEKLAVGQELTGTVKNIKDYGAFVDLGGIDGFLHIGEISWNRIKHPKDALSEQQKVNVKILKIDREKNRISLGMKQLLQDPWQLAEDRYATGSTVSGKVTRTTDFGAFVELEPGLEGLVHISELDHRRVKRVTEVLTTGQETTAKVLEVDPNRKRISLSLKALIDKPDAPAEVEDESQPAYERKRKGPLLGGNADDSSSGSGGGLFGNPDDYK
- a CDS encoding formylglycine-generating enzyme family protein, yielding MTHQKSSPTFVSRQVCWFSVLAVILSLFSLPVAAEQESSAEDVKKERLRLLKLFVDELVPITPGKGKFPQSFQMGSSKGEPSEQPVHEVTLTQDFWIAKYEVPQNLYEVIMGNNPSRWKGPRNSVEMLNWDAANDFCEKLTLQLRKHQLIGQEELIRLPTEAEWEYCCRAGTSTAYSFGDTAQKSGDEGKQAKILDDFAWHTGNAAGNDPPVGALKPNPWGLYDMHGYLWEFVADPWHDNYKNAPSDGSVWNVKTKNPSHVARGGAWTDRYDRLRSAFRAKVSPATVSPALGLRCVKAKIAKVKKSEN
- a CDS encoding pyridoxal-phosphate-dependent aminotransferase family protein, which gives rise to MITEHHLHPPIHPPRRTLMGPGPSDVSASVLASMGAPTVGHLDPYFLRIMDEVQDMLRELFHTRNELTLAVSGTGSSGMEACVVNLLEAGDKIVVCTNGVFGGRMADVAGRIGAEVVQIERPFGEVFSVEEIKEVLEKEKPKVLGIVHAETSTGAAQPLKEISEAVHAADALLLVDCVTSLGGMPVKVDEWDIDAAYSGTQKCLSCPPGLAPVTFSSRAVAAMDARKTKVSSWYLDMSMVRAYWGDSRAYHHTAPINMNYGLHQALRLVLEEGLENRFSRHYANHCALKAGLQAIGIQFAVADDHQLPMLNAVLIPEGIDDATIRGELLEWFGIEIGGGLGPMKGKTWRIGLMGESSRNTNVLQFLAALEHCLLHAGYQLPPGAGVAAANDFYRTTITG
- a CDS encoding hydrolase, which produces MTESARSFPRSIDLLSHQECQLVVVDVQEKLLPVIPQGDQLVKRIQQLIQAARLFEIPLSCTEQYPKGLGPTVPELAEVLPAPKEKLYFSASECLGWGAAANMVDSRTKVVLTGIEAHICVQQTALDLLSLGYRVTIPADAVASRNQLDWEIALKRMENSGASITTTEAILFEWCDVAGTGEFKQISRLVTGKS